A section of the Rhizobium sp. BG4 genome encodes:
- a CDS encoding FliM/FliN family flagellar motor switch protein has translation MNNVALENPAMNAALLAKLTGRLGDKATIEKLCAAFADVYIEFMPDMFKSETGLDVTIAYLGCDSGYKNDLIADLGANSTLVDATLRNWSQDITLACGNGFVITLMESLLGAAPETIEPPADRLLSAIELELAVMVFDKIAGVLRSAVNAPGGFEPALELPHALENRPKPADDKADEFGAAINMSITLAGITSEFSLIVLQQALLKTQISAPKAKSQASKSAAWTEQISEQVRRSQVTLEAKIRLQDLTLRTISKLAAGDVIPFRDSGDVRVEVSANSKELYVCEFGRSGENYTVRVKDTMSSDDELIRHLMN, from the coding sequence ATGAACAACGTTGCACTAGAGAATCCGGCAATGAATGCCGCACTGCTGGCCAAGCTTACTGGCCGTCTCGGCGACAAGGCTACAATCGAAAAACTCTGTGCCGCATTCGCGGACGTCTACATCGAATTCATGCCGGACATGTTCAAGAGCGAGACCGGCCTCGACGTGACGATCGCCTATCTCGGCTGCGATTCCGGATACAAGAACGACCTGATTGCCGATCTCGGCGCCAACTCGACGCTGGTCGATGCGACGCTGCGCAACTGGTCCCAGGATATCACGCTTGCCTGCGGCAACGGCTTCGTCATCACGCTGATGGAAAGCCTGCTGGGTGCGGCACCCGAAACGATCGAGCCGCCGGCCGACCGCCTGCTTTCGGCGATCGAACTCGAACTTGCGGTCATGGTGTTCGACAAGATTGCCGGCGTGCTGCGCTCTGCGGTCAACGCGCCTGGTGGCTTCGAGCCTGCACTCGAACTGCCGCACGCGCTGGAGAACCGCCCGAAGCCTGCCGACGACAAGGCGGATGAATTTGGCGCGGCGATCAACATGTCGATCACGCTTGCCGGCATCACCTCGGAATTCTCGCTGATCGTGCTGCAGCAGGCCCTGCTGAAGACGCAGATTTCGGCGCCGAAGGCGAAGAGCCAGGCCTCGAAGTCGGCCGCCTGGACGGAGCAGATCAGCGAGCAGGTTCGCCGCTCGCAGGTGACGCTCGAAGCCAAGATCCGCCTGCAGGACCTGACGCTGCGCACGATCTCCAAGCTTGCCGCCGGCGATGTCATCCCTTTCCGCGATTCCGGCGATGTCCGGGTCGAGGTCAGCGCCAACAGCAAGGAATTGTATGTGTGCGAGTTTGGGCGTTCCGGCGAGAATTACACGGTCCGGGTCAAGGATACGATGAGCTCGGACGACGAGCTGATCCGCCACTTAATGAATTAA
- a CDS encoding helix-turn-helix transcriptional regulator, with protein MDMHILQSLKGENQTANFIGLQASSLCSRDELIKQLGEIADTGRLQPAMRTLTDYVGASHYLLARSDLVQEDGLDFIVSSDWPFDLVKDLAGALVSGYSRTTELEKCMQLFQPSFSLLPDNADVPDGASRQYCTLSFNVGRSRLSLMFLFDDGFILSPERLRDVGLLAGYFASFLRCGGTKADRDFELTERELECLFWIAEGKTSDEIAMILGISRNTINNYITSVMRKTATKTRSEAIAFAVRNSLV; from the coding sequence ATGGATATGCATATATTGCAGTCGCTTAAGGGCGAAAATCAAACGGCGAATTTTATTGGCCTTCAGGCGTCTAGTCTGTGTTCGCGGGACGAGTTGATCAAGCAGCTCGGCGAGATCGCGGATACCGGCCGTTTGCAACCTGCGATGCGCACCCTGACAGATTACGTCGGCGCCTCCCATTACCTGCTCGCCCGTTCCGACCTGGTTCAGGAAGACGGCCTGGATTTCATCGTTTCCTCCGACTGGCCCTTCGATCTGGTCAAGGATCTGGCCGGTGCGCTCGTCAGCGGTTATTCGCGCACGACCGAGCTTGAGAAGTGCATGCAGCTCTTCCAGCCGAGCTTCTCGCTGCTGCCCGACAATGCCGATGTGCCGGATGGCGCGAGCCGCCAGTATTGCACGCTGTCGTTCAACGTCGGCCGTTCGCGCCTATCGCTGATGTTCCTCTTCGACGACGGCTTCATTCTTTCTCCGGAGCGCCTGCGCGACGTCGGTCTGCTGGCCGGCTATTTCGCCAGCTTCCTGCGCTGCGGCGGCACCAAGGCCGACCGCGACTTCGAACTGACCGAGCGCGAGCTCGAGTGCCTGTTCTGGATTGCCGAGGGCAAGACCAGCGACGAGATCGCCATGATCCTCGGCATCTCGCGCAACACAATCAACAACTACATCACAAGCGTGATGCGTAAGACTGCTACCAAGACGCGGTCTGAAGCGATTGCATTTGCGGTCAGGAACAGTCTGGTCTGA
- the flgF gene encoding flagellar basal-body rod protein FlgF yields the protein MQSGLYVSLSSQMALEKRLTTIADNMANVNTTGFRGTEVKFNQILSNTDNKLNAKVAFVSQGNDYLSNETGELQHTGNMLDFAIKGDAWFSLDTPAGQVLTKDGRFTMKDTGELVSVRGYPVLDAGGAPIILNTAGGEPKVGADGNIYQGGRQVGSIGLFEADISKGYLRYENSGVMTTETPRTVTDRFNIGVEQGYLENSNVNAMREITQLIEVNRAFESIASLTTDSENSFGEAIKTLGGSR from the coding sequence ATGCAGTCCGGTCTTTATGTTTCTCTGTCGTCACAGATGGCACTTGAAAAGCGTTTGACGACCATCGCGGACAACATGGCAAACGTGAACACGACGGGCTTCCGCGGCACGGAAGTGAAGTTCAACCAGATCCTCAGCAATACCGACAACAAGCTGAACGCCAAGGTCGCCTTCGTTTCGCAGGGCAACGACTATCTCTCCAACGAGACGGGCGAACTGCAGCACACCGGCAACATGCTGGATTTCGCGATCAAGGGCGACGCCTGGTTCTCGCTCGATACTCCGGCCGGTCAGGTCCTCACCAAGGACGGCCGCTTCACTATGAAGGATACGGGCGAGCTCGTGTCGGTTCGCGGCTATCCGGTCCTCGACGCCGGCGGCGCGCCGATCATTCTCAACACGGCTGGCGGCGAGCCGAAGGTCGGCGCTGACGGCAATATCTATCAGGGCGGTCGCCAGGTTGGCTCCATCGGCCTCTTCGAAGCCGATATCTCCAAGGGCTATCTCCGCTACGAAAACAGCGGCGTCATGACCACGGAAACGCCGCGCACCGTCACCGACCGCTTCAATATCGGCGTCGAGCAGGGTTATCTCGAAAACTCCAACGTCAACGCCATGCGCGAAATCACCCAGCTGATCGAAGTCAACCGCGCCTTCGAAAGCATCGCCTCGCTGACGACGGATAGCGAAAACTCCTTCGGCGAAGCGATCAAGACGCTGGGCGGCAGCCGCTAA
- the fliN gene encoding flagellar motor switch protein FliN has protein sequence MATKKTQQNDDLSLELPGNEADLDQAIDDLRGVLKQDSEGGLPEFGGDADAFSTGTDLSTFGDFGGDDDAGAAFGGGDFGGSSDFGDTGFQAGSGEPAPLGSALSSNFELIMDIPIDVQIMLGSSRMQVSGLMNLNEGATIALDKRIGEPVDIMVNGRKIARGEITVLENDDTRFGVKLIEVLSTKKA, from the coding sequence ATGGCTACGAAGAAAACACAGCAGAACGACGATCTGTCATTGGAGCTTCCGGGCAACGAGGCTGACCTCGATCAGGCGATCGATGATCTTCGCGGTGTCCTGAAGCAGGATTCCGAAGGCGGTCTCCCGGAATTCGGCGGCGACGCCGATGCATTCAGCACCGGTACCGACCTTTCGACCTTCGGCGACTTCGGTGGTGACGACGATGCCGGTGCGGCCTTTGGCGGCGGTGACTTCGGCGGCAGCTCGGATTTCGGTGATACCGGTTTCCAGGCAGGCTCCGGCGAACCTGCTCCGCTCGGCAGCGCGCTGTCTTCGAATTTCGAACTGATCATGGACATTCCGATCGACGTCCAGATCATGCTCGGCAGCAGCCGCATGCAGGTTTCCGGCCTGATGAACCTCAACGAGGGCGCCACGATCGCGCTCGACAAGAGGATCGGCGAGCCGGTAGATATCATGGTGAATGGCCGCAAGATTGCACGCGGCGAAATCACCGTTCTGGAAAATGACGACACGCGTTTCGGCGTAAAACTGATAGAAGTTTTAAGTACCAAAAAAGCCTGA
- the fliG gene encoding flagellar motor switch protein FliG, with protein sequence MMDFDDFSGAIAGKPLTQAEKAAAVLLAMGKGVAGRLLKYFTQAELQTIISSAQALRAIPPDELLGLVAEFEDLFTEGAGLMDNAKAIESILEEGLTPDEVDSLLGRRTAFQAYETSIWDRLGEGDPAFIGKFLLREHPQTIAYILSMMPSSFGAKVLMQLPDSRRADIMNRTVNLKSVSPKAAQIIEKQVMTLLAEIDAEKNSSGSNKVAELMNEMDKPQVDTLLTSLESISREAVNKVRPKIFLFEDLLLMPQRSRVMLLNDISADILTMALRGASAEIRESVLASISPRQRRMIESDLQSGTTGINPREIAIARRAVAQEAIRLANSGQIQLKETEGEPAAAA encoded by the coding sequence ATGATGGACTTTGACGATTTCAGCGGCGCTATTGCCGGGAAACCGTTGACCCAGGCTGAAAAGGCAGCGGCTGTACTCCTCGCTATGGGGAAGGGAGTCGCTGGCCGGCTGTTGAAATATTTTACGCAGGCTGAGTTGCAGACGATCATCTCTTCGGCACAGGCCCTTCGTGCTATTCCGCCGGATGAATTGCTTGGCCTCGTCGCTGAATTTGAAGACCTGTTTACCGAAGGCGCTGGCCTTATGGACAACGCCAAAGCCATCGAGAGCATTCTCGAGGAAGGCCTGACGCCTGACGAAGTTGATAGCCTGCTCGGCCGCCGTACGGCCTTCCAGGCCTATGAGACGTCGATCTGGGATCGCCTCGGCGAAGGCGACCCGGCCTTCATCGGTAAGTTCCTGCTGCGCGAACATCCGCAGACCATCGCCTACATCCTGTCCATGATGCCGTCGTCCTTCGGCGCCAAGGTGCTGATGCAGCTGCCCGACAGCCGCCGTGCCGACATCATGAACCGTACGGTCAACCTGAAGTCCGTCAGCCCGAAGGCGGCGCAGATCATCGAGAAGCAGGTCATGACGCTGCTTGCCGAGATCGATGCCGAGAAGAATTCGAGCGGCTCGAACAAGGTCGCCGAACTGATGAACGAGATGGACAAGCCGCAAGTCGATACGCTGCTCACCTCGCTCGAATCGATCAGCCGCGAAGCGGTCAACAAGGTTCGCCCGAAGATCTTCCTCTTCGAAGATCTGCTCCTCATGCCGCAGCGCAGCCGCGTCATGTTGCTCAACGACATTTCGGCAGACATTCTCACGATGGCGCTGCGTGGCGCCTCTGCCGAAATTCGCGAATCGGTTCTCGCTTCGATCAGCCCGCGCCAGCGCCGCATGATCGAATCGGATCTGCAGAGCGGTACGACGGGTATCAACCCGCGCGAGATCGCTATTGCCCGCCGCGCCGTCGCTCAGGAAGCGATTCGCCTGGCAAATTCGGGCCAGATCCAGCTCAAGGAGACCGAGGGCGAGCCAGCGGCGGCGGCATAA
- the fliI gene encoding flagellar protein export ATPase FliI has translation MSQTPLTEGALSPKLGHLASLVDRYSKPEFSVAHGGHVQTIAAGHYTVTGLSRHVRLGEFVAHKSATGIHLGEVVRVEPDLAYVCPIEPGEPIGIHDTVIRKGAFRISPSESWCGRTINSLCEPIDGLGPVVEGLDRRSISNTAPPSMTRRRVDKGFKTGVRAVDIFSPLCHGQRLGIFAGSGVGKSTLLSMLAMADAFDKVVIALVGERGREVREFIEDTLGENMKKSIAVVATSDESPMLRKMAPLTAVTIAEYFRDQGQNVLLIVDSVTRFAHAIREVATASGEPPIARGYPASVFTELPRLLERAGPGPEGTGTITAIISILVDGDNHNDPIADSTRGILDGHLVLQRSLAEEGRYPPIDPLASISRLARKAWTPDQEKLVSRLKSLIHRFEETRDLRLIGGYRPGADPDLDMAVKQVPIIYDVLKQSPGESASADAFADLAAALKAGAAPPNQPAPKRG, from the coding sequence ATGAGCCAGACACCGCTCACCGAAGGCGCGCTTTCGCCGAAGCTTGGCCACCTCGCATCGCTCGTCGACCGCTACAGCAAGCCGGAATTCTCCGTCGCCCATGGCGGTCATGTGCAGACGATCGCGGCGGGCCACTACACCGTGACAGGCCTTTCCCGGCATGTCCGCCTCGGCGAATTCGTCGCCCACAAGTCGGCAACAGGTATCCATCTCGGCGAAGTCGTTCGCGTCGAGCCGGATCTCGCCTATGTCTGCCCCATCGAGCCCGGTGAGCCGATCGGCATCCACGACACGGTTATTCGCAAGGGCGCCTTCCGCATTTCGCCCTCCGAAAGCTGGTGCGGCCGCACGATCAACTCGCTCTGCGAGCCGATCGATGGCCTAGGCCCGGTTGTCGAAGGTCTCGATCGCCGTTCGATCTCCAATACCGCCCCGCCGTCGATGACACGCCGCCGCGTCGACAAGGGCTTCAAGACGGGCGTTCGCGCCGTCGATATCTTCTCGCCGCTCTGCCACGGCCAGCGCCTCGGCATCTTCGCCGGCTCCGGCGTCGGCAAGTCGACGCTCTTGTCGATGCTCGCCATGGCCGATGCCTTCGACAAGGTGGTGATTGCGCTGGTCGGCGAACGCGGCCGTGAAGTGCGCGAATTCATCGAGGATACGCTCGGTGAAAACATGAAAAAGTCGATCGCCGTCGTCGCCACCAGCGATGAAAGCCCGATGCTGCGCAAGATGGCGCCGCTGACGGCGGTAACGATCGCCGAATATTTCCGCGACCAGGGCCAGAACGTCCTGCTGATCGTCGACAGCGTCACCCGCTTCGCCCACGCCATCCGCGAGGTCGCGACGGCGTCCGGTGAGCCGCCGATCGCCCGCGGCTATCCGGCCTCGGTCTTCACCGAATTGCCGCGTCTTCTGGAGCGCGCCGGTCCGGGCCCCGAAGGCACGGGCACGATCACCGCGATCATCTCCATCCTCGTCGATGGCGACAATCACAACGATCCGATCGCCGACTCCACCCGCGGTATTCTCGACGGCCACCTCGTTCTGCAGCGCAGCCTGGCGGAAGAGGGGCGCTATCCGCCGATCGATCCGCTGGCCTCGATCTCGCGTCTCGCCCGCAAGGCCTGGACGCCGGATCAGGAGAAGCTGGTCTCGCGCCTGAAGTCGCTGATCCACCGTTTTGAAGAGACGCGCGACCTTCGCCTGATCGGCGGTTACCGCCCGGGTGCTGACCCGGATTTGGACATGGCGGTCAAGCAGGTACCAATTATTTACGATGTTTTGAAACAGTCGCCGGGCGAATCGGCGTCGGCAGATGCCTTTGCTGATCTCGCGGCTGCGCTCAAGGCTGGGGCAGCCCCGCCCAACCAGCCTGCACCCAAAAGAGGTTAG
- a CDS encoding helix-turn-helix transcriptional regulator — MGQPSTRTMGNTDIRSMRVSRVSSRSDLFPRLVAMQKLADAQNFGVFRVSGSGVPAKQRLVCELENWGPSSNAAKAFVDAYGEFLLEHIDKSLLPLTWAGGHDRAAPGPAAFAPFLTRLKDGVLPFSGMAFPVRLGANGNGYVVFTGDYMEPGSDTIIELHGRSSHIMMDLLSLDERRAAASEALSEREIACLQLAGDGRISEEIADKLGLSVHTVNAYLGSATIKLDSVNRIQAIAKAIRLGYIS; from the coding sequence ATGGGGCAGCCGTCAACCAGAACGATGGGAAATACCGACATACGGTCGATGCGGGTCAGCAGGGTTTCCAGCCGCTCCGATCTCTTCCCGCGCCTCGTCGCCATGCAGAAGCTGGCTGACGCGCAGAATTTCGGTGTCTTCCGGGTCAGCGGCTCCGGCGTTCCGGCCAAGCAGCGCCTCGTCTGCGAGCTCGAGAATTGGGGACCGTCCAGCAACGCCGCAAAGGCCTTTGTCGACGCTTACGGCGAGTTCCTGCTCGAACATATCGACAAGTCTCTGTTACCGCTGACATGGGCTGGAGGCCACGACAGGGCCGCTCCTGGCCCGGCAGCATTCGCGCCCTTCCTGACGCGCCTGAAGGACGGCGTGCTGCCGTTCTCGGGCATGGCCTTCCCGGTGCGCCTCGGCGCCAACGGCAACGGCTACGTCGTCTTTACCGGCGACTACATGGAACCCGGCAGCGATACGATCATCGAGCTCCACGGCCGCAGCAGCCATATCATGATGGACCTGCTGTCGCTCGACGAGCGCCGCGCGGCCGCATCGGAAGCGCTGAGCGAGCGCGAGATCGCCTGCCTGCAGCTCGCCGGCGACGGCCGTATCAGCGAAGAGATCGCCGACAAGCTCGGCCTCTCGGTTCACACGGTCAATGCCTATCTCGGCTCGGCGACCATCAAGCTGGATTCGGTCAACCGCATCCAGGCGATCGCCAAGGCGATCCGCCTCGGCTACATCAGCTGA
- a CDS encoding flagellar protein: MTGFEDDDERIAPLKSDEKRKSLMLDRVLTVTGLALAGAAAIFPWYVFFNEDKFSLNIAQGDRTRDLPDWPARNVFSVSPLAMVNKNEVKNKPEPPIDPLTTATVSSVGKEIDKGLVPEDQPFPASSGFKLLHVANGRALIEDPSGMYVVRVGSVLPDESRLATIEQRDGKWVIVTSKGDIYQ, from the coding sequence GTGACCGGGTTTGAAGACGACGACGAGCGCATTGCTCCGCTGAAATCCGATGAGAAGCGCAAGTCGCTGATGCTCGACCGCGTGCTGACCGTGACCGGTCTCGCGCTCGCCGGCGCTGCCGCGATCTTCCCTTGGTACGTCTTCTTCAACGAGGACAAGTTCAGCCTCAATATCGCCCAGGGCGACCGCACCCGCGACCTGCCGGACTGGCCGGCCCGCAATGTCTTCAGCGTGTCGCCGCTGGCGATGGTCAACAAGAACGAAGTCAAGAACAAGCCGGAACCGCCGATCGACCCGCTGACGACAGCAACGGTCTCGAGCGTCGGCAAGGAAATCGACAAGGGCCTGGTCCCGGAAGACCAGCCATTCCCGGCGAGCTCCGGCTTCAAGCTCCTGCATGTCGCAAACGGCCGGGCGCTGATCGAAGACCCCTCGGGCATGTATGTCGTGCGCGTCGGTTCGGTGCTTCCCGACGAAAGCCGCCTGGCGACGATCGAGCAGCGCGACGGCAAATGGGTGATCGTCACCTCCAAGGGCGACATCTACCAGTAA
- the flgB gene encoding flagellar basal body rod protein FlgB: MQPIQLFDLASRQAEWLTIRQEVVAGNIANANTPKYRAKDITPFQSVLDKSDVAMARTNPAHFSGNDFSTSGDIDVKEAALDQEIGVQESGNTVGLAEELSKSGEIKRQYELNTSLVGSFNRMMLMTVRK; the protein is encoded by the coding sequence ATGCAACCGATTCAACTTTTCGACTTGGCCTCGCGGCAGGCGGAATGGCTGACGATCCGTCAGGAGGTTGTGGCCGGCAACATCGCGAATGCGAACACGCCGAAGTACCGTGCGAAGGACATCACGCCCTTTCAATCGGTTCTCGACAAGTCTGATGTTGCCATGGCGCGCACCAATCCTGCGCATTTCAGCGGCAATGACTTCAGCACCAGCGGCGACATCGACGTCAAGGAAGCCGCACTCGATCAGGAGATCGGCGTGCAGGAATCCGGCAACACCGTCGGTCTCGCCGAGGAACTCTCCAAGTCCGGCGAAATCAAACGCCAATACGAGCTGAACACCTCGCTGGTCGGCTCCTTTAATCGAATGATGTTGATGACCGTAAGGAAGTAA
- the flhB gene encoding flagellar biosynthesis protein FlhB, which yields MADEDKDSKTEDPTGKKLSDAAEKGNTPFSREVPIFATVLATYVYLTFYLPDGISTVSEQLRDIFEQPDQWKIETGPDAMSLFVHLGWVSAVLLTPAMLLFMCFGLIASLSQNLPSVVLERIRPQFSRLSPAKGFARMFSVPGLIEFGKSLFKVVVVGLIMFFVLKSEYFSSIDSMFSDPQTFFERAMTIMRKIVLIVLFATAFVAIADFFWTRHHWFSELKMTRHEVKEENKQSQGDPFVKGRQRSLMRDRARRRMIANVERATLVIANPTHFAVALRYVREENDAPIVIAKGQDLIALKIREIAEKQGIPVFEDPPLARSMFAQVSIDSVIPSVFYKAVAELIHRVYAAQAKNKRVR from the coding sequence TTGGCTGATGAAGACAAGGACAGCAAAACAGAAGACCCGACAGGCAAAAAACTGTCGGATGCCGCCGAGAAAGGTAATACCCCCTTCTCGCGAGAGGTGCCGATCTTTGCCACGGTTCTCGCCACCTACGTCTATCTGACCTTCTACCTGCCCGACGGCATCAGCACCGTCAGCGAGCAGCTGCGCGACATTTTCGAGCAGCCGGACCAGTGGAAGATCGAGACCGGCCCGGATGCCATGTCTCTCTTCGTGCATCTCGGCTGGGTCAGCGCGGTATTGCTGACGCCCGCCATGCTGCTGTTCATGTGCTTCGGGCTGATCGCCTCGCTCAGCCAGAACCTTCCGAGCGTCGTCTTGGAGCGTATCCGCCCGCAGTTTTCACGGCTGTCGCCGGCCAAGGGTTTCGCGCGCATGTTCAGCGTGCCCGGCCTGATCGAATTCGGCAAATCGCTGTTCAAGGTCGTCGTCGTGGGCCTCATCATGTTCTTCGTGCTGAAGAGCGAATATTTCAGCTCGATCGATTCGATGTTCTCCGACCCGCAGACCTTCTTCGAGCGGGCGATGACGATCATGCGCAAGATCGTGCTGATCGTGCTGTTTGCCACCGCCTTCGTGGCGATCGCCGACTTCTTCTGGACCCGCCATCACTGGTTCAGCGAGTTGAAGATGACGCGCCACGAAGTGAAGGAAGAAAACAAGCAGTCGCAGGGTGACCCCTTCGTCAAGGGCCGCCAGCGCTCGCTGATGCGCGACCGCGCCCGCCGCCGCATGATCGCCAATGTCGAGCGCGCAACGCTAGTCATCGCCAACCCGACGCACTTTGCCGTGGCGCTGCGCTACGTGCGCGAGGAAAACGACGCGCCGATCGTCATTGCCAAGGGCCAGGACCTCATTGCGTTGAAAATCAGAGAGATAGCCGAGAAGCAAGGAATCCCCGTTTTCGAAGATCCGCCGCTTGCACGCTCCATGTTTGCGCAAGTCTCGATAGATAGTGTCATCCCGTCAGTCTTCTACAAGGCCGTCGCGGAGCTCATCCACCGGGTGTACGCCGCACAAGCCAAGAACAAGCGGGTCAGATAA
- the motA gene encoding flagellar motor stator protein MotA translates to MNIIIGFVITLGCIIGSFMAMGGHLEALFQPFELVIIGGAGLGSFIMGNPMKVVKDSGKALGEAFKHTVPKERNYLDTLGVLYSLMRDLRTKSRNEIEAHIDNPAESSIFQTAPTVLKNKELTAFICDYVRLIIIGNARSHEIEALMDEEINTILHDKLKPYHAIQTMGDAFPAIGIVAAVLGVIKAMAHINDSPEVLGHLIGSALVGTFLGILLSYCVCSPICSQIKIVRSKQHRLYVIVKQTLLAYMNGSVPQVALEYGRKTISAYERPSIDAVEQEMMNPGGENKAA, encoded by the coding sequence ATGAATATCATTATCGGATTTGTGATTACGCTCGGCTGCATCATCGGCAGCTTCATGGCCATGGGTGGCCATCTCGAGGCACTATTTCAGCCGTTCGAGCTCGTTATCATCGGCGGCGCCGGTCTCGGCAGCTTCATCATGGGTAACCCGATGAAGGTGGTGAAGGACTCGGGCAAGGCGCTCGGCGAAGCCTTCAAGCACACCGTTCCGAAGGAGCGCAACTATCTCGACACGCTCGGCGTTCTCTATTCGCTGATGCGCGACCTGCGCACCAAGTCGCGCAACGAGATCGAAGCGCATATCGACAATCCGGCCGAATCCTCGATCTTCCAGACCGCTCCGACGGTTCTGAAGAACAAGGAACTGACGGCCTTCATCTGCGACTACGTTCGCCTGATCATCATCGGCAATGCCCGCTCCCACGAGATCGAGGCGCTGATGGACGAAGAAATCAACACCATCCTGCACGACAAGCTGAAGCCCTACCACGCCATCCAGACCATGGGTGACGCCTTCCCGGCTATCGGTATCGTCGCGGCCGTTCTCGGCGTTATCAAGGCCATGGCGCACATCAACGACTCGCCTGAAGTCCTCGGTCACCTGATCGGCTCGGCTCTCGTCGGCACCTTCCTCGGTATTCTTCTCTCTTACTGCGTCTGCTCGCCGATCTGCTCGCAGATCAAGATCGTTCGCTCCAAGCAGCACCGCCTCTACGTCATCGTGAAGCAGACGCTGCTGGCCTACATGAACGGCTCGGTACCGCAGGTTGCTCTCGAATACGGCCGCAAGACGATCTCCGCTTACGAGCGTCCGTCGATCGACGCGGTCGAACAGGAAATGATGAACCCGGGTGGCGAGAACAAGGCGGCCTAA